The following are encoded in a window of Vigna unguiculata cultivar IT97K-499-35 chromosome 8, ASM411807v1, whole genome shotgun sequence genomic DNA:
- the LOC114193330 gene encoding FCS-Like Zinc finger 10-like, with protein MLRKRTRSIQKDQHQPCKMGISEANFESYSQAHALGSNVKSNSIFNAPLLFVGMGPKGLLDSDSVKSPTSPLDVSFFSNLSNPFRTLSSLSNEGQQRSWDCAKVGLSIIDSLEECSKFSRKILQASESKKTGLSPQMITKAPNCKPYMDMDYAQASKSLPKDFCKIHCTQNGYIFPKGESTVLFEIGETPPEHESFEKTVSVSLDSCSTIRNLSGLTGPNFDSDPENLALKHKCSPPHFIGGSHNKVLIPAELNSNPVAAVSSNEFIESLSASEIELSEDYTCVISHGPNPKTTHIFCDCILETHATDVGKPNKNGEDGKETSLFSVNSMHIPNHFPSEDFLSFCHHCNKKLEEGKDIYIYRGEKAFCSLNCRSVEIMLDEELEKSDSSPENSPEVRI; from the exons ATGTTGAGGAAGAGAACCAGGTCAATCCAGAAAGATCAACACCAACCTTGCAAGATGGGAATTTCTGAGGCCAATTTTGAATCATATTCTCAGGCTCATGCTTTGGGGAGCAATGTCAAGAGCAACTCAATTTTCAATGCCCCTCTTCTGTTTGTAGGAATGGGTCCTAAAGGCTTGTTGGATTCTGATTCAGTTAAGAGCCCCACTTCCCCACTAGATGTTTcattcttttcaaatttaagtAACCCCTTTAGAACCCTAAGTTCATTGTCCAACGAGGGGCAACAAAGGAGCTGGGACTGTGCCAAAGTAGGTCTAAGTATTATAGATTCTTTGGAAGAATGTTCCAAGTTTTCTAGAAAAATTCTCCAAGCATCAGAGAGCAAGAAGACTGGTCTCAGTCCTCAAATGATTACTAAAGCCCCAAATTGTAAACCCTATATGGATATGGATTATGCTCAGGCATCTAAGTCTTTACCCAAAGATTTTTGCAAGATCCATTGTACTCAAAATGGTTATATTTTTCCCAAGGGTGAGTCCACTGTTCTTTTTGAGATTGGAGAGACCCCACCAGAACATGAGTCCTTTGAGAAAACTGTGTCTGTTTCATTGGACTCTTGCAGTACTATTAGGAATCTTTCTGGTTTAACTGGTCCCAACTTTGATTCTGACCCTGAGAATCTTGCTTTGAAACACAAGTGCTCTCCTCCTCATTTTATTGGAGGAAGCCATAACAAAGTTTTGATACCTGCTGAATTAAATTCAAACCCTGTGGCTGCAGTGTCTTCTAATGAATTCATTGAGTCTCTATCAGCTAGTGAGATTGAACTCTCTGAGGATTACACCTGTGTGATATCTCATGGTCCTAATCCTAAAACAACACATATTTTCTGTGACTGCATTTTGGAAACTCATGCAACTGATGTTGGAAAACCTAACAAGAATGGAGAGGATGGAAAGGAAACTTCTCTTTTCAGTGTTAACAGCATGCATATTCCAAACCATTTTCCTTCTGAAGACTTCTTAAGTTTCTGTCACCATTGTAACAAGAAGTTGGAAGAGGGGAAAGACATTTACATCTATAG AGGTGAAAAAGCATTTTGCAGTTTGAACTGCCGCTCAGTAGAGATCATGCTTGATGAGGAGCTAGAAAAATCTGATTCATCACCTGAAAATTCTCCAGAAGTGAGAATTTGA
- the LOC114193408 gene encoding endonuclease V: MEEAAEEASQSQDSWRDHHTWITTQDILREKLITEDSFSWKLSSEGETGYKKGEELRYVGGVDISFSKDDPSKACGTLVVLDFHTLQLLYQDFSFVTLQVPYVPGFLAFREAPVLQQLLEKMKRSGNPFYPQLLMVDGNGILHPRGFGLACHIGVEANLPTIGIGKNLHHVDGLTHSTVRKLLEAEENSSKEFTNLVGCSGRVWGVAMRSTQGSIKPIFISIGHMISLQTAIMIVQKTCKFRVPEPIRQADIRSRDYIRKLEMNGKVT, encoded by the exons ATGGAAGAAGCAGCCGAAGAAGCATCACAATCGCAAGACTCGTGGCGAGATCACCACACTTGGATAAC CACCCAAGACATTCTCAGGGAAAAGCTGATCACAGAGGACAGTTTCTCATGGAAATTATCCAGCGAAGGTGAAACTGGTTATAAGAAGGGAGAAGAATTGAGATACGTTGGTGGGGTTGACATTAGCTTTTCAAAGGATGATCCATCAAAGGCATGTGGCACCCTTGTGGTGTTGGACTTCCACACTCTCCAACTCCTCTATCAGGACTTCTCTTTTGTCACTCTTCAAGTCCCTTATGTGCCTGGCTTCCTTGCATTTAGAGag GCCCCAGTTCTTCAACAGCttctagagaaaatgaaaaggagTGGTAATCCTTTCTACCCTCAG CTGTTAATGGTTGATGGAAATGGAATACTTCATCCCAGAG GTTTTGGGCTGGCCTGTCATATTGGAGTTGAAGCCAATCTACCAACAATTGGGATTGGAAAGAAT TTGCATCATGTGGATGGTCTTACTCATTCAACAGTGAGAAAACTTCTCGAAGCTGAAGAAAACTCTTCGAAAGAATTTACAAATTTGGTGGGTTGTTCTGGGCGTGTATGGGGAGTG GCCATGAGATCTACACAGGGATCCATAAAGCCAATATTTATATCAATTGGTCACATGATATCACTTCAGACTGCCATTATGATTGTTCAAAAGACCTGCAAGTTTCGTGTGCCTGAGCCAATTAGACAG GCTGACATAAGATCTAGAGACTACATTCGGAAGCTTGAAATGAATGGCAAAGTAACATAA